In Marinitoga sp. 38H-ov, a genomic segment contains:
- a CDS encoding thiamine pyrophosphate-dependent enzyme yields the protein MPVNMKQLINLVEKEDWPFTQGHRLCPGCNAPMVAKWATMTAKALGYEPVVGAATGCLEVSTTIYPFTSWNIPYIHNAFENVAATISGAEAAYRSLLNRGRVKTDKPIKFIAFGGDGGTYDIGLQALSGAVERGHDFLYILYDNEGYMNTGNQRSGSTPPGADATTEPIGSEKAGKVQFKKNIVEIIGAHENVYAATAVTSDPFDFMAKVEKGLNHKGPAFIAVLAPCVRFWRIPESTGPQITKLAMETKYWPVYEIDRGVYKITRKPRNFKPIEEYIRSVGRFRKALQHPEYKEIIAEMQRYVDTRWERLLKLEEVTKDLYLR from the coding sequence GTGCCTGTAAATATGAAACAATTAATTAATTTGGTAGAAAAAGAAGATTGGCCATTTACACAAGGTCATAGATTATGTCCTGGATGTAATGCGCCAATGGTAGCAAAATGGGCTACAATGACAGCAAAGGCTTTAGGATATGAACCAGTTGTTGGTGCAGCAACAGGTTGTTTGGAAGTTTCTACAACAATTTATCCATTTACATCTTGGAATATTCCATATATTCATAATGCATTTGAAAATGTTGCAGCAACTATTTCTGGTGCAGAAGCAGCATATAGATCATTGTTAAATAGAGGAAGAGTAAAAACAGATAAACCAATTAAGTTTATAGCATTTGGTGGAGACGGTGGAACATATGATATAGGTCTTCAAGCATTATCTGGAGCTGTTGAAAGAGGACATGACTTCTTATACATCTTATACGATAATGAAGGGTATATGAACACAGGTAACCAAAGATCAGGTTCTACACCTCCAGGTGCAGATGCAACTACAGAACCAATAGGAAGCGAAAAAGCTGGTAAAGTTCAATTTAAGAAAAATATTGTAGAAATTATTGGTGCCCATGAAAATGTATATGCAGCAACAGCTGTTACATCAGATCCATTTGACTTTATGGCTAAAGTAGAAAAAGGTTTGAATCATAAAGGGCCAGCATTTATTGCTGTTTTAGCACCATGTGTAAGATTCTGGAGAATTCCAGAAAGTACTGGACCACAAATTACAAAATTAGCTATGGAAACTAAATACTGGCCAGTATATGAAATAGATAGAGGGGTTTATAAAATAACAAGAAAACCAAGAAACTTTAAACCTATAGAAGAATATATTAGATCAGTAGGAAGATTTAGAAAGGCATTACAACATCCTGAATATAAAGAAATTATCGCTGAAATGCAAAGATATGTAGATACAAGATGGGAAAGATTATTAAAATTAGAAGAAGTAACAAAAGATCTATATTTAAGATAA
- a CDS encoding peptidylprolyl isomerase, with the protein MRDWFVKWEKIIVWTIVILFTAGIIWWSIATYMGASRNNVSNNVKPSKDDAIAIITKDGTDLDYPYWIMSYEVNDEVSQLRQQYIAYGQTLDPVFDEITLTYNSVNQLFDIKVIEYYAEKNGLLPTDKEVENEFNKFIDDQIAKLKENEENWKKYLDYYQSEDNLRNVIKSNYKNAYRTQMIFDRVKNNISNISKEEGLKYLEDNFNDLKTQYEEVKAQHILVSDEATANKIKGMLENNEISFEDAAAKYSKDTSNATSGGELGWFKHNTMVKEFEDASFGATVGELVGPVKTDYGYHLIRVQDKKIFEKPEDIMDKFPEIYSEIENKLKDEKFISWIKDYKESEKLGLNYVDEKLEYYNKYAELQKSNDEEKIREFIKDLEDFIFDENGEISVDTSTDEMAIYINTTQLLKTILEDRLDKFTKYITLSEDVDQEILNLGLDEINKKYEEISNKMKEVEGEEYTKLLKERFKYEDARDFLSLKEELKNYTEEQIKNGKVETEKELETLKAKRIKVLDELFVEYPSSSKTIEYYYQEAPENPEVALKYSQNRFNTYKQYLSYIDANAMFQYFGQQLREISFNLSRVAYSKASTETRIEALETLIDFNDIFSQDKFSKIGYLEEIKKLDPKYPGIDKMIEEAEKEYQESQNATTTTN; encoded by the coding sequence ATGAGAGATTGGTTCGTAAAATGGGAAAAAATAATAGTTTGGACAATAGTTATACTATTTACTGCAGGTATTATTTGGTGGTCAATAGCAACATATATGGGGGCATCAAGAAACAATGTTTCTAATAATGTAAAACCATCAAAAGATGATGCAATTGCTATAATTACAAAAGATGGAACGGATCTAGATTATCCATATTGGATAATGAGTTATGAAGTAAATGACGAAGTATCACAACTAAGACAACAATATATTGCATATGGTCAAACATTAGATCCAGTTTTTGATGAAATAACTTTAACATATAATTCTGTAAATCAATTATTTGATATTAAAGTAATAGAATATTATGCGGAGAAAAATGGATTATTACCAACAGATAAAGAAGTTGAAAATGAATTTAATAAATTTATTGATGATCAAATTGCAAAATTGAAAGAAAATGAAGAAAATTGGAAAAAATATTTAGATTATTATCAATCAGAAGATAATTTGAGAAATGTAATTAAATCTAATTATAAAAATGCATATAGAACTCAAATGATTTTTGACAGAGTAAAAAATAATATTTCAAATATTTCAAAGGAAGAAGGATTAAAATATTTAGAAGATAATTTTAATGATTTAAAAACTCAATACGAAGAAGTAAAAGCACAACATATATTAGTTTCAGATGAGGCAACAGCAAATAAAATAAAAGGAATGTTAGAAAATAATGAAATATCTTTTGAAGATGCTGCTGCGAAATATTCTAAAGACACTTCAAATGCAACAAGTGGTGGAGAATTAGGATGGTTTAAACATAATACTATGGTTAAGGAATTTGAAGATGCATCATTTGGAGCTACTGTAGGTGAATTAGTTGGTCCGGTAAAAACAGACTATGGTTATCATTTGATTAGAGTTCAAGATAAGAAAATATTTGAAAAACCAGAAGATATAATGGATAAATTTCCAGAAATATATTCTGAAATTGAAAATAAATTAAAAGATGAAAAATTTATATCTTGGATTAAAGATTATAAAGAAAGTGAAAAATTAGGATTGAATTATGTTGATGAAAAATTAGAATATTATAATAAATATGCAGAATTACAAAAATCAAATGATGAAGAAAAGATAAGAGAATTTATTAAAGATTTAGAAGATTTTATATTTGATGAAAACGGGGAAATATCTGTAGATACTTCCACAGATGAAATGGCAATATATATTAATACAACACAATTATTAAAAACTATATTAGAAGACAGATTAGATAAATTCACTAAATATATAACATTAAGTGAAGATGTTGATCAAGAAATTTTAAATCTTGGATTAGATGAAATAAATAAAAAATATGAAGAAATTAGCAATAAAATGAAAGAAGTAGAAGGTGAAGAATATACAAAATTATTAAAAGAAAGATTTAAATATGAAGATGCTAGAGATTTCTTATCGTTAAAAGAAGAATTAAAAAATTACACAGAAGAACAAATAAAAAACGGAAAAGTTGAAACAGAAAAAGAATTAGAAACATTAAAAGCAAAAAGGATAAAGGTATTAGATGAATTATTTGTTGAATATCCAAGTTCTTCAAAAACAATCGAATATTATTATCAAGAAGCTCCAGAAAATCCAGAAGTAGCTCTAAAATACTCACAAAATAGATTTAATACATATAAACAATATTTATCATATATAGATGCAAATGCTATGTTCCAATATTTTGGGCAACAATTAAGAGAAATTAGTTTTAATCTAAGTAGAGTAGCATATTCTAAAGCTTCTACAGAAACAAGAATTGAAGCATTAGAAACACTAATTGATTTTAACGATATTTTCTCACAAGATAAATTTTCAAAAATAGGATATTTAGAAGAAATTAAAAAATTAGATCCTAAATATCCTGGAATAGATAAAATGATCGAAGAAGCAGAGAAAGAATATCAAGAATCACAAAATGCAACAACAACAACAAATTAA
- the nuoE gene encoding NADH-quinone oxidoreductase subunit NuoE — translation MERYYEKTLLEELHDIQDTYGYIPEEQIIRIAKKKNMPKSELYGVISFYSMFHVKPRGRYVIRVCNSLSCYLNNSENVVETIKEYLGIESGETTADKKFTLEIVECLGHCGEGPVMLVNNKVYTKISPQQAISILKECI, via the coding sequence ATGGAAAGATATTATGAAAAAACATTATTAGAAGAACTACACGATATTCAAGATACGTATGGTTATATTCCAGAAGAACAAATTATAAGAATTGCTAAAAAAAAGAATATGCCAAAATCTGAATTATATGGTGTAATATCCTTTTATTCAATGTTTCATGTTAAACCAAGGGGAAGATATGTGATAAGAGTTTGTAATAGTTTATCTTGTTATTTGAATAATTCAGAAAATGTTGTAGAAACGATTAAGGAATATTTAGGTATTGAATCGGGTGAAACAACTGCAGATAAAAAATTTACATTAGAAATTGTAGAATGTTTAGGTCATTGTGGTGAAGGGCCAGTTATGTTAGTAAATAATAAGGTTTATACTAAAATATCTCCGCAACAAGCTATTTCTATTTTAAAAGAATGTATATAA
- a CDS encoding NADH-ubiquinone oxidoreductase-F iron-sulfur binding region domain-containing protein, with amino-acid sequence MLEEKIFLKKDLDKNMKNYDFIGLKKSLEFTSEDIVKKITDSGLRGRGGAGFPTGKKWQFALSQESDVKFLICNADEGEPGTFKDRFLLENMPFKVLEGIIIAAYAVKANYGYIYIRGEYSKAIDIFERTIKDAYHMGLLGKNILGSNFDFELKLIKGAGAYVCGDETSLINSIEGKRGFSRIKPPYPVQRGLFDMPTIVNNVETLATVAEIMKYDENIYATLGTEKSRGTKLVSISGDVKLPDVYEIEFGSGTLSDIVKLAGGERGELSFVVPGGLATSILKNDELDVLYTYEDLEEAGSSVGSGGMIVVSKDHDLVDILLNVSDFFVKETCGTCFPCREGNRNIKEILLKLKRKGFKEEYKKTIGELREAILLAARCGFGQSSVNFIYSVLDKFFHEEVI; translated from the coding sequence ATGTTAGAAGAGAAAATATTTTTAAAGAAAGATTTAGATAAAAATATGAAAAATTATGATTTTATTGGATTAAAAAAATCATTGGAATTTACATCGGAAGATATTGTGAAAAAAATAACCGATTCTGGATTAAGAGGAAGAGGTGGAGCTGGATTTCCAACAGGAAAAAAATGGCAATTTGCATTATCTCAAGAAAGTGATGTGAAATTTTTAATATGTAATGCAGATGAAGGAGAACCTGGTACATTTAAAGACAGATTTTTGTTAGAAAATATGCCATTTAAAGTGTTAGAAGGAATTATTATAGCAGCATATGCAGTAAAAGCAAATTATGGATATATTTACATTAGAGGTGAATATTCAAAGGCTATTGATATTTTTGAAAGAACAATTAAAGATGCATATCATATGGGATTATTAGGTAAAAATATTTTAGGTAGCAACTTTGATTTTGAATTAAAGCTTATTAAGGGTGCAGGAGCATATGTTTGTGGTGATGAAACTTCTTTAATTAATTCTATTGAAGGAAAAAGAGGTTTTTCTAGAATAAAACCACCTTATCCTGTACAGAGAGGATTATTTGATATGCCTACTATAGTAAATAATGTAGAAACTTTAGCAACAGTTGCAGAGATAATGAAGTATGATGAAAATATATATGCTACATTAGGAACGGAAAAAAGCAGGGGAACTAAATTGGTTTCTATAAGCGGTGATGTGAAATTACCAGATGTATATGAAATAGAATTTGGAAGTGGAACATTAAGTGATATTGTAAAATTAGCAGGAGGAGAAAGAGGGGAACTTAGTTTTGTTGTTCCTGGTGGCTTAGCTACTTCAATACTTAAAAATGATGAATTAGATGTATTATATACATATGAAGATTTAGAAGAAGCAGGATCTTCTGTAGGTTCTGGAGGGATGATAGTTGTTTCGAAAGATCATGATTTAGTTGATATTCTTCTTAATGTATCAGACTTTTTTGTAAAAGAAACATGTGGGACTTGTTTTCCATGTAGAGAAGGAAATAGGAATATAAAAGAAATTTTATTAAAGTTAAAAAGAAAAGGTTTTAAAGAAGAATATAAGAAGACTATAGGTGAATTAAGAGAAGCAATATTGCTTGCAGCAAGATGTGGCTTTGGACAGTCTTCTGTTAATTTTATTTATTCGGTTTTGGATAAATTTTTCCACGAAGAGGTGATATAA
- a CDS encoding NADH-dependent [FeFe] hydrogenase, group A6, with translation MKIYINNREYDMPQDISILDAVKKANIKIPTLCYVEGMDPYGGCRLCVVEVEGSRTLVPSCAVKISEGMKIKTHSEKVRKVRRTIMQLIVASHGISCELNCLTCPKATSCELKTIAEEIGVTKINIPPVEKYLPTDFSSYSIVREPTKCIVCGRCIRACSNIQSVNIFTFANRGPNTIVTTFMNEGMGNVDCTNCGQCVMNCPTGALHEVYHIDGVWNAINDPEKVVVVQTAPAVRVALGEPFGMEPGTISTGKMVAALRLLGFDKVFDTNFTADLTIVEEGTEFIHRFKEGGKLPLFTSCSPGWIKFIEHNYPEFLPHLSSAKSPQQMFGAVAKHYYAKKLGIPKEKLIVVSIMPCTAKKYEMNRPELAGDVDFVLTTRELAKMIKESGIDFKNLPDEKYDDPFGITTGAAAIFGVSGGVMEAALRTAYEILTGKELEKIDFVAVRGLNKVKEAEIEINGKKIRIAVVNTLGAARKLLEKMKNGEVEYHFVEFMACPGGCIGGGGQPIPSTEEVLIKRMEAIYDIDYDSKLRKSHENPAVKKLYEEFLGEPNSEIAHHILHTHYVARS, from the coding sequence ATGAAAATTTATATAAATAATAGAGAATATGATATGCCACAAGATATTTCGATTTTAGATGCAGTTAAAAAAGCAAATATAAAAATACCTACGTTATGTTATGTGGAAGGAATGGATCCGTATGGTGGTTGTAGGCTTTGTGTTGTAGAAGTAGAGGGATCAAGAACTTTAGTTCCATCATGTGCAGTAAAGATAAGTGAAGGAATGAAAATAAAAACTCATTCAGAGAAGGTAAGGAAAGTTAGAAGGACAATTATGCAATTAATAGTAGCTTCTCATGGAATAAGTTGTGAACTAAATTGTTTAACCTGCCCAAAGGCTACATCATGTGAATTAAAGACAATAGCTGAAGAAATAGGGGTAACAAAAATAAATATACCTCCAGTTGAAAAGTATTTACCAACAGATTTTTCTAGTTATTCAATAGTTAGAGAACCCACGAAATGTATTGTATGTGGAAGATGTATAAGAGCTTGTTCAAATATTCAAAGCGTTAATATATTTACATTTGCAAATAGAGGGCCGAATACAATTGTAACAACATTTATGAATGAAGGAATGGGAAATGTAGATTGTACAAATTGCGGGCAATGTGTTATGAATTGCCCTACAGGAGCATTGCATGAGGTATATCATATTGATGGGGTTTGGAATGCAATAAATGATCCGGAAAAAGTTGTTGTAGTACAAACTGCACCTGCTGTAAGAGTAGCATTAGGGGAACCTTTTGGTATGGAACCTGGTACTATATCTACAGGGAAAATGGTTGCGGCTTTAAGACTATTAGGTTTTGATAAAGTGTTTGATACTAATTTTACTGCCGATTTAACTATTGTAGAAGAAGGTACAGAATTTATTCATAGGTTTAAAGAAGGAGGGAAATTGCCTTTATTTACATCATGTAGTCCAGGTTGGATTAAATTTATTGAACATAACTATCCAGAATTTTTGCCTCATCTATCATCAGCAAAATCTCCTCAACAAATGTTTGGTGCTGTTGCTAAACATTATTATGCAAAAAAACTAGGAATTCCTAAAGAAAAATTAATTGTTGTCTCTATAATGCCATGTACAGCAAAGAAATATGAAATGAATAGACCAGAATTAGCTGGTGATGTTGATTTTGTTTTAACTACAAGGGAATTAGCTAAAATGATAAAGGAATCAGGAATTGATTTTAAAAACTTACCAGATGAAAAATATGATGATCCATTTGGAATAACTACAGGAGCAGCTGCAATTTTTGGTGTTTCTGGAGGCGTTATGGAAGCTGCGTTGAGAACTGCGTATGAAATATTAACAGGTAAAGAATTAGAAAAGATAGATTTTGTTGCAGTTAGAGGTTTGAACAAAGTAAAAGAAGCTGAGATTGAAATTAATGGAAAGAAAATAAGAATTGCTGTTGTTAATACATTAGGTGCTGCTAGAAAATTACTTGAAAAGATGAAAAATGGAGAAGTTGAATATCATTTTGTAGAATTTATGGCATGTCCTGGAGGGTGCATAGGTGGTGGAGGACAACCTATCCCTTCAACAGAAGAAGTTTTAATAAAAAGAATGGAAGCAATATATGATATAGACTATGACTCTAAATTGAGAAAGTCTCATGAAAATCCAGCAGTTAAAAAATTATATGAAGAATTTTTAGGAGAACCAAATAGTGAAATTGCTCATCATATATTACATACACATTATGTTGCAAGAAGTTAA
- the thrC gene encoding threonine synthase: MHYKLKCISCNKIYEPNEVEYTCPICGDRLGTLEVIYDYESIKVSREEFSKYDNIWQFEKILPIEKDSYRTKLHVGGTPLYNMPEMAENLGIKELTIKYDGTNPTASYKDRASAIAITKAYEKGYDTIYCASTGNAASSLAGLSAPTKLKTFIFLPASAPIAKISQLFIYGAKVIPIDGSYDDAFDISLKIGQEKGWYCRNSAINPYLLEGKKTGALEIAVQNNWNIPDFVFVSVGDGTVISSIYKGFYDFYKLGLIDKIPRIIGVQAEGAAAIKRVFDKGEPFIPDDIETKTIADSISVGKPRDVIKACKYIKASGGYFISVSDEEILNAIYELSVKSGIFAEPAGATSYAGLKKVASKLGKDAKVSIIVTGNGLKDIKAIEKFVEIKRVKPDINAVREVIEEYDN, from the coding sequence ATGCATTACAAATTAAAATGTATTAGTTGTAATAAAATATATGAACCTAATGAAGTTGAATATACTTGTCCAATATGTGGAGATAGATTAGGAACATTAGAGGTTATATATGATTATGAAAGTATAAAAGTAAGTAGAGAAGAATTTTCAAAATATGATAATATATGGCAATTTGAGAAAATTTTACCAATTGAAAAAGATAGTTATAGGACAAAATTACATGTTGGAGGAACTCCGTTATATAATATGCCAGAAATGGCTGAAAATTTAGGTATAAAAGAATTAACTATAAAATATGATGGAACTAATCCAACCGCATCATATAAAGATAGAGCATCTGCAATTGCAATAACTAAAGCATACGAAAAAGGTTATGATACTATTTATTGTGCTTCTACTGGTAATGCTGCAAGTTCACTTGCTGGATTAAGTGCTCCCACTAAATTAAAAACATTTATATTTTTACCAGCATCTGCGCCAATAGCGAAAATATCGCAGCTATTTATATATGGTGCAAAGGTTATTCCAATAGATGGAAGTTATGATGATGCTTTTGATATTTCATTAAAAATAGGTCAAGAAAAAGGATGGTATTGCAGAAACTCTGCAATAAATCCTTATTTACTTGAGGGGAAAAAAACAGGTGCATTAGAAATAGCGGTTCAAAATAATTGGAACATACCAGATTTTGTTTTTGTAAGTGTGGGTGATGGTACTGTAATTAGTTCAATTTATAAAGGATTCTATGATTTCTATAAATTAGGATTAATAGATAAGATACCAAGAATTATCGGAGTGCAAGCAGAAGGTGCTGCAGCTATAAAAAGAGTATTTGATAAGGGAGAACCATTCATACCTGATGATATAGAGACTAAAACAATAGCAGATAGTATTAGTGTAGGAAAACCGCGTGATGTAATTAAAGCATGTAAATATATAAAAGCAAGTGGTGGATATTTCATTTCAGTTTCCGATGAAGAAATATTAAATGCTATATATGAATTGTCTGTTAAATCTGGGATTTTTGCTGAACCAGCTGGAGCAACATCATATGCTGGTTTAAAAAAGGTTGCCAGTAAATTAGGAAAAGATGCAAAAGTATCTATAATAGTAACAGGAAATGGTCTAAAAGATATAAAAGCAATAGAAAAATTTGTTGAAATAAAAAGAGTTAAACCAGATATTAATGCTGTTAGAGAGGTGATTGAAGAATATGATAATTAA
- a CDS encoding (2Fe-2S)-binding protein, with protein MIIKFKLNGKDVEFDVLEHKRALDFLRDDMRMTSVKEGCGEGECGACTIILNGKNVNSCMVLAVELDGQEVWTLEGLNEIGDTKIQDAYIEKGAIQCGFCTPGFIMSTKVLLDKNPNPSEEEIKEGLEGNLCRCTGYTKIIEAVKFAARGEK; from the coding sequence ATGATAATTAAATTTAAATTAAATGGTAAAGATGTTGAATTTGATGTTTTAGAACATAAAAGGGCACTTGATTTTTTACGAGATGATATGAGAATGACATCTGTTAAAGAAGGTTGTGGGGAAGGAGAATGTGGTGCATGCACCATAATATTAAATGGTAAGAACGTAAATTCATGTATGGTATTAGCAGTTGAACTTGATGGTCAAGAAGTATGGACTCTTGAAGGCTTAAATGAAATTGGAGATACAAAAATTCAAGATGCATATATTGAAAAAGGTGCAATACAATGTGGTTTTTGTACTCCGGGATTTATTATGTCTACTAAAGTATTATTGGATAAAAATCCTAATCCCTCAGAAGAAGAAATAAAGGAAGGTCTAGAAGGAAATTTATGTAGATGCACAGGATATACCAAAATAATAGAAGCTGTAAAATTTGCTGCAAGAGGTGAGAAATAA